Proteins encoded within one genomic window of Oryza brachyantha chromosome 7, ObraRS2, whole genome shotgun sequence:
- the LOC102715221 gene encoding CO(2)-response secreted protease-like, with the protein MDGSIMFWLSLFLLALLAGAGDAAGGRGGGGGGERRGVYVVYMGAVPPRTSPNFLHETHLRLVSGVLTRGKPAENVVVQQYTRVFSGFAARLSEPEAAALRRKPGVVSVFADPVYHLHTTRSWDFLQQQTAVVVKTDRARRRRSSPDATATATAVSSASSSSATADTIIGLLDSGVWPESPSFDDAGFGPVPSRWKGVCMAGDGFNSSNCNRKLIGARYYDLGVGEVKKRPSARSSGSSPRDEAGHGTHTSSTAAGNAVTGASYYGLAPGTAKGGSAASRVAMYRVCSDEGCAGSAILAGFDDAVADGVDVISVSLGASPYFRPDFSEDPIAIGSFHAVAKGVMVVCSAGNAGPDAATVVNAAPWILTVAASTIDRYFESDVVLGGNNTAVKGGAINFSNLDKSPKYPLITGESAKSSSVSDTESASHCEPGTLDASKIKGKIVLCHHSRNSDTSKLEKVDELKSAGAVGSVLVDDLEKAVSTAYVDFPVTEITSAAAADIHKYIASTSEPVATITPTITFTEYKPAPVVAYFSSRGPSAQTPNILKPDVAAPGVNILASWIPTTTLPPGEKKPSQFNLVSGTSMACPHVAGAAATVKAWNPTWSPAAIRSAIMTTATQLNNDKAPMTTDSGSPATPYDYGAGQVSPTGALDAGLVYELGEDDYLQFLCNYGYGASQIKLIASSLPAGFTCAGAGNASKDLISDLNYPSIAVTGLGTAGSRTVSRVVTNVGAQREASYAVTVAAPAGLDVKVVPSKLEFTESVQKLGFQVTFSVSGKNAAAQADLSGSITWSDGKHTVRSPFVVSS; encoded by the exons atggatggatcgatcatGTTTTGGTTGTCTCTGTTCCTTTTGGCCTTGCTCGCTGGCGCCGGCGATGCCGCGggtggaagaggaggaggcggcggtggcgagaggCGCGGGGTGTACGTGGTGTACATgggcgccgtgccgccgcggaCTTCGCCCAACTTCCTCCACGAGacccacctccgcctcgtcagCGGCGTGCTCACCAG GGGGAAGCCGGCGGAGAACGTGGTGGTGCAGCAGTACACGCGCGTCTTCTCCGGCTTCGCGGCGCGGCTGTCGGAGCCCGaggccgccgcgctccgccgCAAGCCCGGCGTCGTCTCTGTGTTCGCGGACCCGGTCTACCACCTCCACACGACCAGGTCATGGGACTTCCTCCAGCAGCAgacggccgtcgtcgtcaagACCgaccgcgctcgccgccgccgcagctcgcccgacgccaccgccaccgccaccgccgtctcgtccgcgtcgtcgtcctccgcgACGGCCGACACCATCATCGGCCTCCTCGACTCCGGCGTCTGGCCCGAGTCCCCGAGCTTCGACGACGCCGGCTTCGGCCCTGTCCCCTCCAGGTGGAAGGGCGTCTGcatggccggcgacggcttcaACTCCTCCAACTGCAACCG GAAGCTGATCGGAGCAAGGTACTACGatctcggcgtcggcgaggtgaAAAAGCGGCCGTCAGCGCGGAGCAGCGGGAGCTCGCCGCGAGACGAGGCCGGGCACGGGACGCACacctcgtcgacggcggccgggaacgCGGTGACCGGCGCCTCGTACTACGGCCTCGCGCCGGGGACGGCCAAGGGCGGGTCGGCCGCGTCGAGGGTGGCCATGTACCGCGTCTGCTCCGACGAGGGGTGCGCCGGGTCGGCGATCCTCGCCGGCTtcgacgacgccgtcgcgGACGGCGTGGACGTCATCTCCGTCTCCCTCGGCGCGTCCCCCTACTTCCGCCCGGATTTCTCCGAGGACCCCATCGCCATCGGCTCCTTCCACGCCGTGGCGAAGGGGGTCATGGTCGTCTGCTCGGCGGGCAACGCCGGGCCGGACGCCGCCACCGTGGTGAACGCGGCGCCGTGGATACTGACCGTCGCGGCGAGCACCATCGACCGCTACTTCGAGTCGGACGTCGTGCTGGGCGGGAACAACACCGCTGTCAAA GGCGGAGCTATAAACTTCTCCAACTTGGATAAATCGCCAAAATATCCATTGATCACCGGTGAATCAGCAAAGTCCAGCTCAGTTTCTGATACCGAGTCAGCGAG TCACTGCGAGCCGGGCACGCTGGATGCGAGCAAGATAAAAGGGAAGATCGTGCTGTGCCACCATTCGCGGAACAGCGACACGTCCAAGTTGGAGAAGGTCGACGAGCTCAAAAGCGCCGGAGCGGTGGGCTCCGTCCTGGTGGACGACCTGGAGAAGGCCGTCTCCACCGCCTACGTCGACTTCCCGGTGACCGAgatcacctccgccgccgccgccgacatccACAAGTACATCGCCTCCACCAG CGAGCCTGTGGCGACCATCACGCCGACGATCACCTTCACGGAGTACAAGCCGGCGCCGGTCGTCGCCTACTTCTCCTCCAGGGGCCCGTCGGCGCAGACGCCGAACATCCTCAAGCCGGACGTGGCAGCCCCGGGGGTCAACATCCTGGCGTCGTGGatcccgacgacgacgctgccGCCCGGCGAGAAGAAGCCGTCGCAGTTCAACCTGGTCTCGGGGACGTCCATGGCCTGCCCCCACGTAGCCGGCGCCGCAGCCACCGTCAAGGCGTGGAACCCGACGTGGAGCCCGGCGGCCATCCGGTCGGCGATcatgacgacggcgacgcagcTGAACAACGACAAGGCACCGATGACGACCGACTCggggtcgccggcgacgccgtacGACTATGGCGCCGGGCAGGTGAGCCCGACCGGTGCGCTGGACGCCGGCCTGGTGTACgagctcggggaggacgactACCTCCAGTTCCTCTGCAACTACGGCTACGGCGCGTCCCAGATCAAGCTGATCGCGTCCTCACTCCCGGCCGGCTTCacctgcgccggcgccggcaacgCCAGCAAGGACCTCATCTCCGACCTCAACTACCCGTCCATCGCCGTGACAGGGCTGGGCACCGCCGGCAGCAGGACGGTGAGCCGCGTCGTCACCAACGTCGGCGCGCAGCGAGAGGCGAGCtacgccgtcaccgtcgccgcgccggccggccttGACGTGAAGGTGGTGCCCAGCAAGCTGGAGTTCACCGAGAGCGTGCAGAAGCTGGGCTTCCAGGTGACCTTCTCCGTCTCCGGCAAGAACGCGGCAGCCCAAGCCGACCTGTCGGGCTCAATAACATGGTCAGATGGAAAGCACACAGTTCGAAGCCCATTCGTCGTCAGCAGCTGA